From the Primulina tabacum isolate GXHZ01 chromosome 3, ASM2559414v2, whole genome shotgun sequence genome, one window contains:
- the LOC142538678 gene encoding uncharacterized protein LOC142538678, which produces MEQRNKPSLPSSDTERPVCPKCGKPHKGECLVGSGRCFRCKEMGHTEQKCPLSSNHGKVQGRIFSMTKESANPDSSVISVNILIFDKKALTESANLDSSVISDEICPTSILKAGSVQMSTRLFFADLIVIPMVAFDVILGMDWLSSYHAVIDCVGKTVKFLADDHEMDVFVGLGSSMSIPIISCLQATKMLHKGCNGFLALLVDVRKDSNMKLQDIGVVQDYPDELLDKGFIRPSSLPWGAPVLFVKKKDGSLRLCIDYRELNKVTVKNKYPFPRIDDLFDQLQGATLFSKIDLRSGYHQLKTRELHREHLRMVLQLLRDKQLYAKLKKCEFWLEQVAFLGHIVSREGISVDPSKIEFIKQWSIPKTVSEVRSFLGLARYYRRFIADFSKISLPLTSLTRKATKFEWTIECQQAFQTLKNKLTSAPVLVLPCGTKDFVVYTDASKQGLGSVLMQRWKVIAYASHALSRKSSSLLGYMIPKPLLLDLKRNEITLVSPGSVARLSALVLHSNLFDRILKGQQSDDQLLELKRKIDLTRVSEFGLNRDGLLTFRGKICVPMNDDIRKDVLLEAHTSPYSVHPDINKMYQDLLRLYWWPGKYESLDLLPNLRYKEMTVQILDRKVKVLRNKEIGLVKVLWRNQVIQEATWEPEEEMKHRYPSLFGGTAPQHRKAAPALQGRSPGAEELHVPQRHSGDAAALVVRELLF; this is translated from the exons atgGAGCAACGCAATAAGCCTTCTTTGCCTTCGTCAGATACGGAGCGACCTGTGTGTCCTAAGTGTGGCAAGCCACACAAAGGTGAATGTTTGGTTGGTAGTGGTCGATGTTTTAGATGCAAGGAAATGGGGCACACAGAACAGAAGTGTCCTCTTTCTTCGAATCATGGAAAAGTTCAAGGAAGAATTTTTTCAATGACCAAAGAAAGTGCTAATCCTGATTCTTCAGTGATATCAGTTAATATTTTAATCTTCGACAAGAAAGCACTTACAGAAAGTGCTAATCTTGATTCTTCAGTGATATCAG ATGAAATTTGTCCTACTAGTATCCTTAAGGCTGGTTCTGTTCAAATGAGTACGAGATTATTTTTTGCTGATCttattgttattccgatggttgcatttgatgttattttgggCATGGATTGGTTATCTTCTTATCATGCGGTGATTGACTGTGTGGGCAAGACAGTGAAGTTTTTAGCCGATGACCATGAGATGGATGTATTTGTTGGTCTAGGCTCCTCGATGAGTATTCCTATTATTTCTTGTCTACAAGCTACTAAAATGTTGCACAAAGGTTGTAATGGTTTTCTTGCTTTACTGGTGGATGTGCGAAAGGATAGTAATATGAAATTACAGGATATTGGTGTGGTTCAAGATTATCCTGac GAgctattagataaaggttttatccGGCCTAGTTCATTgccatggggagctccggttttattcgtgaaaaagaaggatggatcGTTGAGattatgcattgattatcgagaactCAACAAGGTAACTgttaagaacaaatatccttttcCACGtattgatgatctttttgatcaattgcaaggagccaCCTTGTTTTCAAAAATCGATCTtcgatccggatatcatcaattgaag acaCGAGAACTTCATCGTGAGCATTTGAGGATGGTGTTGCAGCTGTTGAGGGATAAGCAATTGTATGCTAAgttaaagaaatgtgagttctggttggagcaggtGGCATTTTTGGGCCACATCGTTTCAAGAGAAGGAATTTCGGTTGATCCATCCAAGATTGAATTCATTAAGCAATGGTCCATTCCAAAGACAGTGTCAGAGGTAagaagttttcttggtttggcacgATATTACAGAAGATTCATAGCGGATTTTTCGAAGATCTCATTGCCATTGACGAGTTTGACACGAAAGGCTACCAAGTTTGAATGGACCATAGAATGCCAACAAGCAtttcaaacattgaaaaataagtTAACTTCTGCCCCTGTTTTAGTACTTCCTTGTGGTACTAAAGATTTTGTTgtgtatacagatgcttcaaagCAGGGGTTAGGTTCCGTATTGATGCAGCGTTGGaaagtgatagcatatgcttctc atgctttgagtcgcAAGTCGAGTTCTTTATTGGGATATATGATTCCTAAACCTTTGTTGCTAGATTTGAAAAGGAATGAGATCACTTTAGTATCTCCAGGTTCAGTAGCTCGATTATCTGCATTAGTTCTTCACTCAAATTTATttgatcgaattttgaagggACAACAGTCTGACGATCAATTATTGGAGTTGAAGAGAAAAATTGATCTGACACGAGTTTCGGAGTTTGGGTTGAACCGTGATGGTTTATTGACCTTTCGAGGTAAGATATGTGTTCCTATGAATGATGACATTCGAAAAGATGTACTTCTTGAAGCTCATACATCGCCATATTCTGTACATCCCGATATTAACAAGATGTATCAAGATCTTCTACGTCtttactggtggccag GAAAG TACGAGTCATTGGATCTTTTACCTAACCTAAGATACAAGGAAATGACggttcaaattcttgatcgcaaagttaaagtgttgagaaacaaagaaaTTGGCCTTGtcaaagttctttggaggaatcaagTGATTCAAGAGGCTACGTGGGAACCGGAAGAAGAGATGAAACATCGTTATCCGAGTTTATTTGGCG GGACAGCGCCGCAGCACCGAAAGGCAGCGCCAGCGCTGCAGGGCCGAAGCCCTGGCGCTGAAGAGCTGCACGTGCCGCAGCGCCATTCGGGCGACGCCGCGGCGCTAGTTGTGCGAGAATTGTTATTTTAA